Proteins encoded together in one Rhinopithecus roxellana isolate Shanxi Qingling chromosome 3, ASM756505v1, whole genome shotgun sequence window:
- the CTXN3 gene encoding cortexin-3, producing the protein MDGGQPIPSSLVPLGNISADSSMSLEQKTTFVFVILLFIFLGILIVRCFRILLDPYRSMPTSTWADGLEGLEKGQFDHALA; encoded by the coding sequence ATGGATGGAGGACAGCCCATCCCTTCATCCCTAGTGCCCCTTGGGAACATATCAGCAGATTCTAGCATGTCCCTGGAGCAGAAAACGAcatttgtttttgtgattttgttgtttATCTTCTTGGGCATTCTCATTGTCCGGTGCTTCCGGATTCTTTTGGATCCATATCGAAGCATGCCAACCTCTACCTGGGCTGATGGACTTGAAGGCCTGGAGAAAGGACAGTTCGACCATGCCCTTGCTTAG